The genomic window TAAATATCCctttttaaaactatttcagaGGAAATCACAGCTTTCCATTTGAACTATCATAATAACAGAAGTTATTTTGGTCATATTAGTGAGTTATATTCTCCACTCTGAACATCAGAGCTCTTTATGGCCTGGTCCCAATGTCCATCCCCACAGAATCATCATCAATTGATGCACATTTTCAATATATCGGCAAGAGCTTAGTGCTGTCCCACTAAAATTAGCAACAGCTTGAGGGTTTGTTCATGAATATTGTGTCCTACACACTTTCTGTAATCCAGTAATACCTCATGAAAAAACTgcattcatattcaactcatgTTCTAACATTGAAAATGGAACATCAGGGAAAGTCTGAAATCATAAAACCTTGTCTGgtttcttggcctgtggtgatgctgttgCAGCTGTCtttttgaaactgtaaaagtgacctgcagtaattgagccactGACTCAGttcacagaaccctgaagctgcaccaccactgctgcataaagagctgctcacctgtttattctaagTTCAGTGAAGCGTGACTCAGTGCACAGAGCCCCAAACTggaaaaacagttttcattgcCATTTCCATGAACCCGCTAGTGATAGACGTCGTTCACGTTGGTGAGTCAgagctgctacagagcgctggtcatcTGAATGTATCGCGTGTCtaaatcgcaccaaattcaacactgcacttacTGGGGCCCTTAACAATTCACACGCCAAGTGTGAGAGCAATAAGATCTTATTTTCTCAAGATATTCAGACagacatttctggaattatttgACAGAAATAGGGTTATTATTTAATTCACATTATGTGAAAAGATGCCAGTTGTGAAAGGAATTATAGGTGAAGCACCACACTTACTGTTCCATTCTTCATAAACCAACACATTATCACTGAGGACTCAGGAGATGAGAAATAACTACTTAGGAATTAGAGTAATAATTGTTGGGACTGGGACTTTGTTAAAACCATGACTTTCACTGACATCACAGTCTCTTCTGTTCCTTTAGATCATCATTGGAGAAAGCTACAGGATCTACTTTCTGAATGAGGGATCTAAGTCCTTTGTAGGGAACCCCTACATCTCTGCTCTCTATAAGCAGGTCGGTGTGTTCATCTTCGGCTGTGCCATCAGTCAGTCCTTCACTGACATTGCCAAAGTGTCAGTGGGCCGCATGCGCCCACACTTCCTTGACGTGTGCAAACCAGACTTCTCCACTATCAACTGCTCCCTGGGCTATATCACTGACTATCAGTGTCAGGGGCCAGAGAGCAAAGTTCAAGAGGCCAGGTAgtgtaataaaaaacaaaagtgtgtaatttaaactttattgtTTATACTGTAGATTATAAGGTGTCGTAAATCTCTGATTGAAATCTGTCCCTCAGGAAGTCTTTCTTCTCCGGACATGCGTCGTTCTCGATGTACACCATGCTTTATCTGGTGGTGAGTTACTGAATTGTTTTTAACATATACATTTGTACTGTGTATACACACTGTATGTATACACACTATATAAACCAACTATTCTGTCTCTTCACCAGTTCTACCTGCAGTCTCGTTTCACTTGGCATGGAGCCCGCCTGCTGCGCCCTCTGACCCAGTTCACTCTCATCATGATGTCTTTCTACACTGGCTTGTCCCGTGTCTCTGATCACAAGCACCACCCCACTGATGTCCTTGTAGGTTTTTTACAAGGAGCCATGGTGGCCTACTGCATAGTGAGTGCTTCCATTAAGTTTCATTTTCATCCTACTATTGAAGATTTAAGATTAAAGACTACCATTTTGAATAAATCTcttgtaaatgttgttttcttgtgttccagctcattataataatgattataactTCATTTGTGTAGCCCTTTTCAAATGACAAGTTTGATCAttcaaagacacaaaagaaaGCAGTGCAGATCCgccaaaagaaaggaaagaaaaactgatctCAAAGCTGCATCTCAAATAATCTTTTCTAAAATCCATCAAGAGCCAGTTCttgaatataaagaaacatggtgtttttttcatgttaattaaataaataaaagcttgaGTACTGTTCTCTATATGGAAAAAATCTGAAGAATATGGTAGTTATTACTTTGTTGAAGCAATTTTGAATTATTAAATGTACTTAACCTACAAGCCTGAAAATAAGATCAGGGTTTACTGAGATTTTTAGACAGAGGCACTAAAGCCCTTTGTCTTGATTCAACTGAGAAAAGTTTCTGAATTAACATTTTATGGCagttatttgaattttaaaggTAAAAAGGTTCACACAATTGGCTGTTGTAGAGATAACGATGCAACaaaagaatacatttaaaaggagAGAGGCTGCATGTAAATGGAAAGGACCCAATACAGTATCTAGAGGAGGTGCGCAGTGTATCTGTAGAGGAAAGGgaattacaaaaagaaaactggaGCAGGAGAATTATGATGACTGAGGAGTTCATTTAAGTTTACTCTCTCCCTTCCGCAGGTTTTCTTTGTATCAGACTTGTTTAAACCCAAAGGCAGACGTTCAACCCTGCTGCCAACCCCAGTGAAGAAAGATCTTGTTCCTCCAGCAGACATCAGAGAACGAAGCAACCATCTCATCATGGCATAGAGAAGACTGCTAACAAGACTGTATATAACCCTGACCTGTGCCATTTAAATCACTACTATAGCCACTGGGCAATACTGGGTAAGGTAAAGCCCAACAATCTGGATAATGCAGGCAGATATGGAATCTTGAAAGGACGAGAGGAGGCTATGGAAAAACAGTCAAGCCAGTTGTGCCTTCTGAATGGAAAAGATCATCTTTTTCCTCAGTCTCACCAGACATTTTAATGTGGAAAATAGAAAGAACCAGGGATACTTGTCCCTCTTCTCCTGTTGTGACAGAGATCTGCCTTGTAGATTCTACTCTGTCAGGGCCTCTCTATGGACCGACgcctgaaatgaaaatgagaaatggCAGCTGCAAACAAAGTTGTGTAGCTTCTCCCCTCAGCTTCTTTCAGCATGGGCGCTACAGTCATATTGCTGCCTCTCACTCACTGTGTTACTAATGCAAACAAatcatgcaaagaaaaaaaacaaattccttGATTTGAGGAAGGATTctgttttagtttggttttaatacaAACATAAGCATCGTACGTACATGTGATTTATAGCACTATTTTAGCTAAACTCAGTACTGTTTGTCACCACTTGAATGATCCTGAAGTGAAGCTTTTGGAAAGCTTTGTAAGCTTTTATTATGTCCATAATGTAGGGCACATGAGTTATTGTAGGTGGAAAGTACAGTGAAGGTTTAAATGGTGGATGTGGGCCTCTTTCTGCTGGCTGGGACGAGCCCCCACTGAGCCATTTAATGAAATGACTGTGTTATATGTACCAGACGGGTGCTCACAAGTGTAAGGTCAGAGCGTGCGGGTGTGTGAGCATCGGGTGTTTCACTTGTGTGTATGTCGCTGTgtgccttttgtgtgtgtgtgtgtgtgtgtgtgtgtgtgtgtgtgtgtgtgtgtgtgtgtgtgtgtgtgtgtgtgtgtgtgtgtgtgtgtgtgtgtgtgtgtgtgtgtgtgtgtgtgtgtgtgtgtgttaatgtcatGTCTATGTACTTCAGCGTTTAAAGCCTACAAGTTTGCCTCTCTCCAACCAGAGAACAGGCACCTGCCCCAACAGACGCGTGTAAACTCGAGACTGGaacactgtggaaaaaaagcaTAATCATCAGTACATTACTGTTATAAATCAAAGTGATCATTCACATCACTGAGAAATCCTATGATATACTGTATGCGATGCAGACATTTAGGCTACATCCTCACTGCTTACTTTtcgtttgaaaatgcatcagctTGGTTGCGGATACTcctggtgtccacactactccagagAGCCGCTGAAACTGAGAAGTTATTAGATGCTGCTGgccccattttagtttgatAGTCTGCATCATTTCATTCTGGAGGGGCAGAAACAGATGATTGGAAACGATGACACtcacaaccacttgctgattggATCATTTCGGTCACAATGTAGTATTCGCTTTGGTCAGGCTCCTATCATATAACCACATACCAGAAGAAAATAACCGGTATTAGCCTCAGCTACTAGTTTAGAAcccaacatggataatcaattacaagcattgctgaccctgttgtctttccTAAAAGCTTTTGTGCAGTTCAATTCTCCATTTTACaatgattattatattacaaTGATTATTTTACAATGTAATAGGACGCTTTAGCCTTCCTGTCTACACTGGCATGCACATGCCCAATGTATGTGACTGGTCAACTGATGTACgttttcatgtgtgttagtTACGATGCAGATTTAAACTGATACAGACAAAAACGCTCATGTGGACAAAGATCGTTATAGCTTGAAAATGctgtttcaaatgaaaacaagaggaTTTAGCCTGACATGCTCCAAAGCAAGACAGAGACTAGAGCATTGGTTAGGTACAATAGCCTTTCTGTACCAAAGCACAATTTAGCAAAAccgtaaatatatatatctatatatatatagatatatatatatatatatatatatatatatatatatatatttatatatattttaactgcTTAATATTTCATTAAGTCTTTTAAACTAATGCGACGGGGCACGCAATGAGGCTGTGTATATCAGACGAAAATCATTACattgaatttaaagaaatagtcatgctaatgtgtttacatgatataaatgtaatttagcAAGAAAATTAAAACCACTGACTGAAAGCATCATCTGAGAAAAACTTTAATCTGACGTTGATATGGAAACTAGTCCTTTCTTTTTACGTGtcaaaaaatcattttcagaatCAGATCATTCTGCATCCTTACATTGTAAAatactgtgttgtgtgtgtttgtgtgtttgtcagtttatCCTTTTAAGAAACACCCACTATGACTTTGTGTCAAGACCTGTGTAAATGTTAAACATGCTGCTTTGAAGAGGTAAATCTTTGCAGACGTCATCCAGTATAGTTGACAACTTGTGAATtttaagtgttaaaaaaaacaactaagtTCTCAACTTAGACAACTTcagtacatttttattaaaaatgccTTTCGATATTTTTGTAATGCCATGTGATATTTTGTACAACAAAACTGTAAGACATATCAAAGATAAAGTGTctttattaaaaccaaaaagcTCAAGAGCAGCGTACtgtgatgtattttttattttttgtgtcataCATGACAGAAGTctttttgacttttcttttataacTGAGTCAGCCAGTAAGTGTGGTGAGGAGATCTGGGTGTGGGGTGATGGCAGACTTAGTGCTCAACTTCCTGTAGGGAAATAGTGTACATTCCAGGCTTTAACCCCTCTCCCCACTGGCCCTCTGGAATAATATAGACTCCACACAGAAACTATTCCAGAGTGGCAAAGTACATTCACACATGAGAATGCTTAGGagcaacatatatatatatatatatatatataaatgaatttaGTATCGACCATCCACAGGTTGTATATCGTACAATACAAGGTTCTATGCCAGCATATCATGAGCCGGGTTTTAGGCCCATGTGCACATGGGCCATGGTATCCTAATCTGATTTGTTTCACTGTGGATCAGGCAAGTTGCCCAGAAGGAGATTAGAACTGATTAGTTCAATAAactgcaaaatgtgttttgtttgtatggCCATATAATGCTATTGTGTACCAACCTATGGATGGTCTATCTACACTATATTCAGTATCATACATATAGTTTGTGGATATAACGCACCCTAAAAAGATAATACAAGAGACTAAAAGCCAATTATGTTGCTGatagatttgttttaatttgttatcaGATgccataaaaacaaagtgaaacgtCATGAATACATCATGCGTGTCTATTGGCAATcactacaacaccaactgcCTCCTATGCTCCTTGCTCTATGCAAGATGGTGGTGTtggtatccaggatattttggcttcatttctggataatggGAGGTAGTCTGTCTGCTTAACATCAACCTTTAGCATTGTAATTATGAGCATTAGCATGCTGATATGAGTATTTGGCTCAAAGCTGCAGATGTGCCTCATGAAGGCACTGATGTGAAAGACCAGACTAAATATGACACTAGTGTGTAGcgtttttttatgttgtgatcAGAGTTTTGACCAGAACTTAATAAATGTTTCCTGTGGGGACAATATTACAAAATAGGGTGTATGTAACTCGGATATAAAATTCTCCAGCTTTTTCGGCCTCTTCCTCGTTCCAAACCAAACATGGAGTGTTTGATCTGAGTGATCGAATGAAGGTGTAAAGACATCTCTGCTACCAAACATGGCAGTGCCTTTACTTCCCTGAGTGGTGCTTTCCCTGTCCAACAAACGTCCACATCCAGTGCCGAAGGCTTGACatattgtttgtctttgtgaacCAGTCTTGACCCACTCCATTAAACTATCGTCGCTAAAAGATTTTCTCAAAGATATAGTCAGCTGTAATTGAAAGTGATAGAGGCTGCATGAGTGTATTTTTAGTAttcaccagaccaacaaatggCTCAGccatgtttcttcatgttttcagCTGGACCCATTTTCCTCATCGGGGTTCAAAGAGGCTTTCTTGATCAGCAGTGCTTAACATTGTAATAGTGGGATCCTTTTCATGTGGTTTGGaggaaaaaactgttgttgtgttttcccaCTGCAGTTTAGCCCCTATTATTTGTGTAGTAATTACCCTGTGTGATTTACAAATTCCTCGCATGAACTCTTAGTGCAGTTGTGGTTGCTCCGTAGTGATCAGttattctctttctttctacacacacacacacacacaaacacacacactctctttctcttaaaTTCCAATTTCTTCTCTCACCAAAGCcgttttaaaacatgaattaaaaaattgtgtccaaacatttttcttagtttgcttttcacatgtgaggaatgcagcaggagattgtccaggtcagacacTGTTGacacaaagacaggaaaatgtccagaacattcatgCAATGATACTTGGGCAGAgcctgcaggaggcaggacatgacatatacatttttgtttccagcacCGGCGTTGGCCATAAAAAActctttcaacatttttggcatcttctacatgtgtgacccctatttttcatcctgagatatatgtatactttttattttcacttttgcttCCCtcatgtgttagaaatgtcatcaacgcAGGCAACCACTCACTGTGAGTTTCCAAAGTGTTTCCCTGCAGttttctcactctgacattttcctgacatttgggGGGGTAGCAGGAAAAGTTATGGAAAATGTCTCGAGCAGCTTACTTTGACATTTGCGTTCTTACAAATAAGAACATTTCAGAGAGCAGCTTAAGATTGTTGTCGGACTAAAATGATATATTCTCTCTCCATGCATCACATTGGAGCACTTCCCTTGGGTTTGTAGTGCATCTTAGAGTTGTTAGTGTCTAaccatttttgtctttttccattttttgctTTGGTCCGGCTATGAaggaaaaaagacaataatcaacatacagttttcttttttcatctttttatttatagtaaaATCAgttagaagaaaaagaaaagacttggTTCATTCTTCTATAAAGGCTGTTTGCATCAGAAAGTTTGGCCAGTCTGCTCCAACAGTGAACTTGAAGCCTGTCATAGAGTCTGACGCCACATGACATTATTGGCAATAGTTGCTGAGGTCATTTGTTCTCCCTGACAGATGGATTGATGCTGAGAGGAAGTAAGGCACACCCTCCAAATACGCATGCTGATAAGTGACCTCATTACAGCTCCACTGGGCATTTTCTTTCTTACAGAGCACCATGATGATGACTGGTTCCTCAGGAGACCTCAGCTTTTGAGCGGTGCCAAGCTCTTGGACTTTCTGAGAGTTTTCCTTTACTTGGCTCATGGCACACAATCAACAGGACTATCTGGCTGAAACACTAACACAGAAATCAAACACATCTTATTTCCCTCTAGCTGTTTACTTGCACATTCATTgcttgtaaatgttttgttggAGTGGACTGAAACAAAGGCAAAGTGGAGACAGCAGGCCTTTGACATGTTATGTATGTCTCCTTTGTCTGCCCCTCACTCATCCACATGAAATACATGCAAACACCCCTCATAAAAAGTACTCTAAACCCCAATGTTAGCCATAATATGTTGTGTCCGTGCCCAGAAGTGTTCAGACTTGGGGGACTTTGGGTTGCAGAGTCGCAGCTGTAAGTAATTCTCTCCCTCGGTTTCCATCTCTCCCTCattctctcttcatcctcccttGTGTCTGGAGAATGTAAACATCAAGAGGGAGGCCAAGTCTCTGCCATCACAACCTTTCATAcatcagagatggagacagggCTGCTCTGACCAGGCTCCTGAGCCTGCAGCATTCTAATGTACACAGAGGGTAAATGTGTCTTTTGGGTTCGGatttaaatgacaaacattttatcGAGGGTCTCACTCTCTCCTGGAGGTTTTCCAGCCCTACATCA from Paralichthys olivaceus isolate ysfri-2021 chromosome 16, ASM2471397v2, whole genome shotgun sequence includes these protein-coding regions:
- the LOC109646992 gene encoding phospholipid phosphatase 3-like isoform X1 codes for the protein MQRCLIYEKTMAAETRNGGSSLNNNNCKDHRRRKLLVGVDLFCLFLVLLVAVFLHKSPFPPYQRGFFCNDDSIKLPHKSSTVSNTVLTAVGVTVPVASIIIGESYRIYFLNEGSKSFVGNPYISALYKQVGVFIFGCAISQSFTDIAKVSVGRMRPHFLDVCKPDFSTINCSLGYITDYQCQGPESKVQEARKSFFSGHASFSMYTMLYLVFYLQSRFTWHGARLLRPLTQFTLIMMSFYTGLSRVSDHKHHPTDVLVGFLQGAMVAYCIVFFVSDLFKPKGRRSTLLPTPVKKDLVPPADIRERSNHLIMA
- the LOC109646992 gene encoding phospholipid phosphatase 3-like isoform X2 — encoded protein: MQRCLIYEKTMAAETRNGGSSLNNNNCKDHRRRKLLVGVDLFCLFLAGLPFLVIETSAVQPYRRGFYCDDESIKYPAKNGDTISDGVLSAAGILITILSIIIGESYRIYFLNEGSKSFVGNPYISALYKQVGVFIFGCAISQSFTDIAKVSVGRMRPHFLDVCKPDFSTINCSLGYITDYQCQGPESKVQEARKSFFSGHASFSMYTMLYLVFYLQSRFTWHGARLLRPLTQFTLIMMSFYTGLSRVSDHKHHPTDVLVGFLQGAMVAYCIVFFVSDLFKPKGRRSTLLPTPVKKDLVPPADIRERSNHLIMA